GCTGAACACCATAGAGCCTAAttgtttctttgttctttaagctACGACAATTAAAGGAAAGTAAAGCGTGAAAACTTTGTTTTCACCacccaatttcttattaattCCCAATTTCcaacattatttcacattttaaagcATCAAACACAAGAATTCTTATCAAAGCATCCATGGCCGAAACATGCTTAACTATTATAAACAAGAATTGGACCATGAGTTAGCTAGACAACTTAACAATAACCTCAATAATCAAGtttccatcaaaattttcaagAGAGCTTACCTAATAGAAGAAAACAAAGTGCCAAATGCCTTAGGAATTTTTCTCCTCCCCTCCTCACAAGTTCGGCTAGGTGAGAAGATGAACCCCCCATGAAAACATTGTTTTTATCACTAttgttataatattaatattcctttaatattataatattcatttcatattataaaacaatttaacttataaaataaaaataataaaatcatattttattcatGATTCATCCTCATTACGCCCACTACACTTAAagatgggctatttgacatgcaaggactccTTTTTTGTAACTACAACTATTCAGCCACTTTTTAATTTTGCCTAGCAAGATTTCAATGTTTAACAACTAAGCCCTTTTTGATTAATTCACATcaaatgacaaaaatcaaagcattcaaagattcacacatgcattttcacatatattagaCATAGAATATAGTATTTAATTATTTTCGAgtctcgattttgtggtctcgaaaccactttccgactagggtcaaattagggctgtcacataaaatttgtgtgtttGATTTTTTCAATCTCTTCATTATtattcttgttcgttgcttacaCGGGTTTATCCCCAACAGTATGTAAGAAAAATTAAACCATTATGATATCTAGGGTAAATTACAAGATTAATCACCCAACTATGCACTTGATTTTATTTTAGTTACTCAACTTTTTGAAATTAGATATTTTAATTGCTCTCCCGTTAGTTACCATTAACTCGAAATGGAAATCTAATACTGAAATTTTTTATTGAcgtaataataaattattttatttatattataatacaattaatttatttaaatcatataacaagttatataataaatttctcattattttgattattaataATTCTACAAATAAACTCtaacaaaataaaatgaaattgaataatgTGGATTAACATGATGGGTCAAGTCGTGTAAAACACGAATATATTTCTTATGTCACAAAAAAAAGTATCATGCTAATATAATTATAGAAACCCCAACCTCAATTCGTTTCATattaacaaacaaacaaaaaaatcaaatttatcaATTACCAATGTTATTTTAAATGCaatataatatatgaaatttaattttatacaatttatacataaaattttaattagatttaGGTTTCACAAagtattaataacattatcaacaTAGCATCATTTAGTGtatacaaataaatatttattcaataggaaaataaattaatatagtcggagcaaaaccctaaattttttgAGTCAAAATTAAGCTGCATATTTTAtaagagttaaaatataatttcattaattaaaagaattaaatcaaaattttatgattATGGGAAGATCAAACTATATTTTATCATctattatttgtaattttatagATTTGAGTCTAAAGAAAGTTATACCATTTTTGGAGTGGGGACCATGATCTTATGtatgtaattattttttaaaatttatacaattgaatcaaaattaaattattatcaaaattataataaaatttttattgtaattattttacattaaaaattatatattaaattatacatTAAACTGAATTTAATGTATTTATCACTAACAATAAAGCATGATTTGTgataataaattattttcaaaattagcAAATCTAGGTGATTATTATTATAGGTAGCATAGGTATAGGTCCTTTCTCTCAATACACGTAGGgttttagttaaataataatttaattatgtaaattacCAACACAGAAAGCATAAAATGataatttcaaaaatcaaaaatcCTCGTGCGGCCACTTTCCACTCTCCGCCGTGGCTCGAGACCCTTTTATCCTTTCCACGTCTTAGCGTTCTTCcaaatctcataaacaaattattttcaaaaataatatgttaataattttataatacacatttttaaggttttcaaaaataaattcaaCAGATTTCAATAAACTCTATAAATGGGTTGCGTTGGTTTTTTTTACAattacttttttaattttaacatttaattcttttatatggtaAAATCCAACTTCCAAGTCATTTTGTCCTATTGCATGTGAGGGTAAGAAAGCTAATGTCATGGACCATTGTGAAGATTTTCAACTACATGATCCAACGGTGATGAACTTAACATTGATCTACTACACTCACACTAACATGTAAAGGCGAACAATGTTATATGAGGAACCTTCTTGGAAGCTAAGTGGAATTTGTTCTCCCCCCCTGTCTATATATACACAAACCAACCAAAATTTATTTACAGTTGGAGgggaaaaaaaaatacaaacctcATATGGAGTATTGTGAAGCAGAGCATGGATGTAAGAAGCACTCAAATCACCAGGAAAAGCAAGGTGTTTGCCCTTCTTGTCTTAGAGAAAGATTATCTTGTCTTACTCTTTCATACAAAGAAGCTTCACGGGTTACTTCTTCACTCTATTTTTGTCCTGCTCATTACTCTCTGGCTTCAAACCCTGACTCCCCGGCTCGACATAGTCATTCCCATATGCGGAACAGTTCCGGGGTGATGGGAATCATGGGGATGTCCTCGTCTTCCGGGGTAAAGCTTGGTGCCTCTAATGGTTTGAAGAAGAGTAGATCGATTGCTTTTGTACCAAGAAACTTGGATGAGGACGATGAAGAGaccaaaaaagggaaaaagaaaaaagggtttTGGTCCAAGTTAGTGCATTTCAAAGGGAAGAAGGACGCTTTCAACAAGTATGAGATTAACGATTGGAAGAGTGAATTAGTTTCCTAGGATTCAATTTCAATAAAATtgtgcatttctttttcttttcctatgTTACTTGTTCATGCGATAGGAAAGAATATTCTAGCTTGAATCCTGTTGTTATTGGCATTTTATAAATGCTGGttctttaattaaaaaaaaaaaaaaaaaggcttatgCATCAACTTAAGGTTTTTCAGATGCTAGAATTTATCTTCGAAAGAGAGatgctttttaaattttttcacgAAAAGATTATATTATATATCACGTGTAAGAAGCTGAATGGAATGCCTAAATGTTCAATTCAAATTACAATTAGCTGGAATCATACAGCCAGGGAATAATTATTTTTCCCATATTGTATTAGTCTGAAATTTCCTGCTGCTGACCCCAAACATCTTTCATACAGGACTGTAAAAATTCAATGAGCTCTGTACATTTCATATCACAGTTTCCACGACAGCAACAGGCACATTTTTTTCCGAATGAATTTGATATCATCTTGTAGACTTGGTTTCTGTGTCGTTCTCATTTTCATTCTCGTCACTGTGGTCTACTGACGGTCGTTTCAATCTCTGGAATATCTCATCAAGGGACTCAGAATCGGATGAGTTGACATGGGAAATGAGTGTGGCTTCCTGATTCTGGCGTACAGGAAGAAACTTTCTGGCCTCAATATttgctttaaaattttgaaagCCAGATTTCATTGATCGCCATGTTGAGGCCAGTCCAGCAGATGGCCCACCCTTGAGGTTATCAGGATGCGAATTGCCTACCTCAAGCAATGAGACCTTAGCAGAGGTTATGTTATTCTCCACCGGTTTTGGATTTGATATTTGTCGACTTTGTTCTCTCATGGCAGCATACTTGTTGCTCATGACTTCTCTGCTTGTGCCATATTTACGGGTCTCTTCTTTCACAGGCCTTGAGGGAGATACTTTCACACCACCAGTGGCTGAAGTGGTCGCTGCCTTCATTTCAACAACAGTACGATCCTGAGCATTTCACATCAAGTTAGAAATTGAACATAACCATAGGTTTTAGATGAAAAAGCAAAAGGACAACATTTTGCAGACTAGCAGGAAATCACATATAATTCATAACAATGATTTGTTACACgattgaaaaaggaaaaagactGCTATTTAAGATCGGTTACATACTGTAATATTGTGGCCATACTCAATATCAGCGCCATTGAAATTTCTCGCCAATGGAATTACTTGTTCACCAACTCGGCGTCCTTGTTCAAGCCAAGATCGCTCTGTAAATAGGAAAACTCATTAAATCCTGCTCAAACATCTAAAATAATTCTCAGCAAGGAATTTAAACCATGATAAAAGAGTAGACGTTTGCAGTATTCACGAATCACTGCTACCCCATAATAGTACTTCTGTCATTGCCAGACTCAgactaattatttattttactatggTAACCCTATCATGCAAATGTTTAAACTGAGACTAGAAATTACCAAACATGCAGAGCATACAGTTTAGAAGAATTAAGTATTGACACCCTTACCCTTTTGCAGGATAATTAGTCCTGAGGGATCAAACCCATCCATATCATCAGCCTCAGTTTGAAATCTAAGTCTCTTCCAGTTCCCAAAGAAACCAACTACACGATCAAAGAAATTGCTAGCAACTAACAAGGTGTAAACAACCATGATAAGTGGATAGATGTTGTTGAATCCTTCTCCAAAGAAAGGTACAGCATCATCAATGTTTCCCATACGCTGCAATGAGAAGTTCAAAGATTAAATACTATAcagggaaaggaaaaaaatatagcACACATGTCTAGTTTGATAATAAAGCACCAAGGTTCCAGTTTTTGACCAAAgtaaaagataaaaatttaaacataaaaaagtgAACCAAATATGACAACAGTGCACTATATTGGTCTTGCAAAATTTGGAAACTGGAGGTCCCCCGTTGCATGGCTAATAGTGAGACACCAAATAAGCAAAATCAAACTAGACATACTTCCCTCTACAATCCAAAAAATgtaacatttcgaaacaaatggAGAAGATAATTAAATTGTCAGATTTAATTTTGGCTAAGAGTGACAGACTGAACCAGCAATCTAAGTACACACACTAACAGTACTATTGCCTCACTCTAAACCATAAAGGTTGAATATTTAGATACATGTTAAGAAGAATTGCTGCTTCATTCCAATTACTTCGTCCATAGCATATGATACATGAAATGCTAATCTTGTAATCAACAGGGTCACGCCATATTTTTCTTGTCTGTCTTGTCAATTTTCTATAAGCACTGGAACTACTCATGTAAATGTTTGACAGCCAAAGAATGCCGGAAGAGAATTACCTTTTCAAATATGGTCTTTTTACCACCAAGGCTAATGAGATTGAGAAAGTTGTACGAAATTGGGGGAGCATATCGAGCAACCATCCTAGTAGAGATATTTGTGAGTAATTTgactttcaaaattaaaaaataaagaaaaagaaataaaaaaggccAGAAACAATAGATCTCCAAGGTAAACTTACGAGCATATCATGAGCAAGCTGACTGAGCTAGTCTGTCGTGGTGTTAATGAGTAAAACATCAACATTCCTACCTTGAACAAGGAATAATATGTGCACATGCACATATACATCAAAGGTACAAAAGCAAAGGCCTGGAAGAAAAAGTAATCAGCAGAAGAGAGGGAAAAGAAGAGGATGGTCCAGACATGCTATATAAGGAAATATCAAACAAAAGATAAGATGTCAATGGCGATAATTAGCAACTGCATAAAATTGTTAGGCAATTCTGGAGTGGAAACAAGCACAAGGCAAGAAGGCAAAGACTATAGACAGCCAAATTGAAAATTTCTAGACCTGATATATTTAGCTCAATCAAGTAATGAAATCAAGAATACAGTGTCTCTATGAAACTACAAGATTTGAAACTCTTCAAAGGAGAAAATGCAAAATCTTTACCTGGACAAGCACCTCATCCTTCTTTACTGAGTTTATAAGGATAGAGAAAAGAGACAGATCGACTCCTCTAGGTAAAAGGGTAGCCTCAGCTAAAAGAATTGCAGCAGACATGATGCCAAGTATAATAGCCAAGCCCTTCTTTAGTTGTTTCCATAGGATGCATCGCCAAATAAATTCTGCAAAAGAACAATCATTTGCAGTTAAAAACCCATTACATTATACAATTTTATTCAATAGCATTATACACATCCCTCAAGGACCCAGCCCAAATCCAAGAAACATAGCTGCTTTCTTTCAAAAGACAGTCGATAATATTACTTAAAACCAAGCATAAACATCATTATAAACCAGAAAACTAAGATTATTTAGAATATTGACTTCAAATTATGGCTCCAACAAATCCTTTTCAGAGAAATTGGGCAAAGTAAAAGAACAAAAGCTTTTGGGTCTCACAATCATGATATAAGGAGTATACTGCTTCTACAGCACAAAATCAACAGAGGTCTACTTACCTATTGTATCTAAGAGTGTTCCTGTCTGCCCAGAGCGACCAGGTCTGAAGCTAGATACATATTTCCTGAAATAGCATCATACATGAACATTAAAAGTTGAGGAAAAGCAACTAGAATATTGGAAAAATAGAATAGACAGAAAAAAACATGGTTAGAAGAAAACCATCCAGTTGAACTGCGACGTTCATAATTTCTTATTGTATCTTCAAGCTGAAGTGCCTCAGAGACATAGGCCATGTACTCACTGCAAAACTCATGATGTTTCAGATATAAACAAGCAAAAGTTTCAAATACAAAGTCAGATTGAAAGTTTATAAGCAACCTATTCAAATCTAGGAATGAAAGAAAAAAGTACTTACTCCCGTAGGACAACAACTAAAATTACTACAAAAATAGTGGATTAAAATCACCATTTCCAGCACATTTAAAGCAGTTTGAAGATGATATACAACTTGGATTTACGTGAACAATAAAACAAACAGAAAAGTGTAAAATTGGCATCCAGCTGACCTTTTGTACCGATAATATTC
This is a stretch of genomic DNA from Gossypium arboreum isolate Shixiya-1 chromosome 11, ASM2569848v2, whole genome shotgun sequence. It encodes these proteins:
- the LOC108483255 gene encoding uncharacterized protein LOC108483255, with amino-acid sequence MEYCEAEHGCKKHSNHQEKQGVCPSCLRERLSCLTLSYKEASRVTSSLYFCPAHYSLASNPDSPARHSHSHMRNSSGVMGIMGMSSSSGVKLGASNGLKKSRSIAFVPRNLDEDDEETKKGKKKKGFWSKLVHFKGKKDAFNKYEINDWKSELVS
- the LOC108483254 gene encoding uncharacterized protein LOC108483254; the protein is MWVFYLISLPLTLGMVVFTLRYFAGPDVPRYVLFTVGYAWFCSLSIIILVPADIWTTISKPGNYNENGGISFFWSWSYWGTFLLTWAVVPLIQGFEDAGDFSVTERLKTSVHVNLVFYSVVGSIGLVGLILLITMNRNWSGGILGLAMALSNTFGLVTGTFLLGFGLSEIPKSLWRNADWTIRQKVLSHKVAKMAVKLDEAHQELSNAIVVAQATSNQMSKRDPLRPYMDVIDNMLAQMFREDPSFKPQGGRLGENDMDYDSDEKSMATLRRHLRLAREEYYRYKSEYMAYVSEALQLEDTIRNYERRSSTGWKYVSSFRPGRSGQTGTLLDTIEFIWRCILWKQLKKGLAIILGIMSAAILLAEATLLPRGVDLSLFSILINSVKKDEVLVQAFAFVPLMYMCMCTYYSLFKVGMLMFYSLTPRQTSSVSLLMICSMVARYAPPISYNFLNLISLGGKKTIFEKRMGNIDDAVPFFGEGFNNIYPLIMVVYTLLVASNFFDRVVGFFGNWKRLRFQTEADDMDGFDPSGLIILQKERSWLEQGRRVGEQVIPLARNFNGADIEYGHNITDRTVVEMKAATTSATGGVKVSPSRPVKEETRKYGTSREVMSNKYAAMREQSRQISNPKPVENNITSAKVSLLEVGNSHPDNLKGGPSAGLASTWRSMKSGFQNFKANIEARKFLPVRQNQEATLISHVNSSDSESLDEIFQRLKRPSVDHSDENENENDTETKSTR